The following are encoded together in the Raineyella sp. LH-20 genome:
- a CDS encoding LamB/YcsF family protein has protein sequence MQLDLNATFGDAIRESALQPEAVLEYASSINVPAGLHAGTPRVILAAIRRGLSSKLRVGAAVGYRDFLGGGDRYVDVAYEDLYAELIYQVGAVDSLAYSEQARISYVRPSGALARMAGRRKDHAEAILHAVEAYDPELPLVVHHLSPLLEMATEAGLKVIIEYSATSLERMRTSVGRIAADGHPEHSVSLHLDPVTSPVVVRTLRELGHTFGAPLTARRGM, from the coding sequence GTGCAACTAGACCTCAATGCAACGTTCGGTGATGCGATCCGTGAGTCGGCGCTCCAGCCCGAGGCCGTGCTGGAGTACGCCTCCAGCATCAACGTCCCCGCCGGCCTGCACGCCGGGACGCCCCGGGTCATCCTCGCGGCGATCCGCCGGGGCCTGTCCTCGAAGCTGCGGGTGGGGGCCGCCGTCGGCTACCGGGATTTCCTCGGTGGCGGCGACCGGTACGTCGACGTCGCGTACGAGGACCTGTATGCCGAGCTGATCTACCAGGTCGGGGCGGTCGACTCGCTGGCCTACTCCGAGCAGGCACGGATCTCCTATGTCCGGCCGTCCGGCGCGCTCGCCCGGATGGCCGGGCGCCGCAAGGACCACGCGGAGGCGATCCTGCACGCCGTCGAGGCGTACGATCCGGAGCTTCCGCTGGTGGTGCACCACCTCTCTCCGCTGCTGGAGATGGCGACCGAGGCCGGTCTGAAGGTGATCATCGAGTATTCCGCCACCTCGCTGGAGCGGATGCGCACCTCGGTCGGCCGGATCGCCGCCGACGGACATCCTGAGCACTCGGTGTCCCTCCATCTGGACCCGGTGACCTCTCCGGTGGTGGTCCGAACGTTACGTGAACTGGGTCACACTTTCGGGGCCCCACTCACGGCACGGCGCGGAATGTGA
- a CDS encoding decaprenyl-phosphate phosphoribosyltransferase: MTSTPESGIAQQPSGDVRPRPFLPAWLRAMRPKQWIKNVLVLTAPLAAGRIGEVHVLVSTVLAMVAFILVSAAIYLLNDIHDIDADRQHPKKRFRPIPAGELPIGFAWVLAAVTGVGGLALGAWISLGLGVTLATYVVVQFLYSYFLKDFPVIDLAVVASGFLLRAVAGGVASDIPLSQWFLLVASFGSMFMVAGKRYSEMRHLGPEAGTRKSLAGYTESYLKFVWELAAVAVVMSYALWAFEQRLGGYSKMLWAGISIFPFSMAMLEYAFRIDRGEGGAPEDVVLHDRVLLVLGLAWLVTICLAVFL; this comes from the coding sequence ATGACTTCGACCCCCGAATCCGGAATCGCCCAGCAGCCCTCGGGCGACGTACGGCCCCGGCCCTTCCTCCCCGCCTGGCTGCGGGCGATGCGCCCCAAGCAGTGGATCAAGAACGTCCTCGTGCTGACCGCGCCGCTGGCCGCCGGACGGATCGGCGAGGTCCACGTGCTGGTGTCCACGGTGCTGGCGATGGTGGCTTTCATCCTGGTGTCGGCGGCGATCTACCTGCTCAACGACATCCACGACATCGATGCCGACCGTCAGCACCCGAAGAAGCGGTTCCGGCCCATCCCGGCCGGCGAACTGCCGATCGGGTTCGCCTGGGTGCTCGCCGCCGTGACCGGCGTCGGCGGCCTCGCGCTCGGCGCGTGGATCTCGCTCGGGCTGGGTGTCACGCTCGCGACGTACGTCGTGGTGCAGTTCCTCTACTCCTACTTCCTCAAGGACTTCCCGGTCATCGACCTCGCCGTGGTGGCCTCCGGGTTCCTGCTGCGCGCGGTCGCCGGCGGCGTGGCGAGCGACATCCCGCTCAGCCAGTGGTTCCTCCTGGTCGCCTCGTTCGGCTCGATGTTCATGGTGGCCGGCAAGCGCTACTCCGAGATGCGCCACCTGGGCCCGGAGGCCGGCACCCGCAAGTCCCTGGCGGGCTACACCGAGAGCTACCTGAAGTTCGTCTGGGAGCTCGCCGCCGTCGCCGTCGTCATGTCGTACGCGCTGTGGGCCTTCGAGCAACGCCTCGGCGGCTACTCGAAGATGCTGTGGGCGGGCATCTCGATCTTCCCCTTCTCCATGGCGATGCTGGAGTACGCCTTCCGCATCGACCGCGGTGAGGGCGGCGCCCCCGAGGACGTCGTCCTGCACGACCGGGTGCTCCTCGTGCTCGGTCTGGCCTGGCTGGTGACCATCTGCCTCGCCGTCTTCCTCTGA
- a CDS encoding decaprenylphospho-beta-D-erythro-pentofuranosid-2-ulose 2-reductase, with protein MMDATANPRTLLLLGGTSDIALAIARAYAAESPALDVVLAARPTERRAAAAAALQAEGVGVREVDFDARAAGTHATTIEQAFAGGDVDMAVVAFGVLGDAEAAWQDPEQALELAEINYTAPVHLGVLLAGRMRAQGHGRIVLLSSVAGERIRRSNFVYGSTKAGVDGFYRGLSEALRGSGVGVLVVRPGFVKSKMTAGLSSAPLAVTPDQVAAQVVEGVRTRQTVIWVPKLFQLVMLVLRHIPQAIFRKLPF; from the coding sequence ATGATGGATGCGACCGCGAACCCCCGCACCCTGCTGCTGCTCGGCGGGACCTCCGACATCGCCCTGGCGATCGCCCGGGCGTACGCCGCGGAGAGCCCGGCCCTCGACGTGGTGCTGGCCGCCCGGCCGACCGAGCGCCGCGCGGCGGCCGCCGCCGCCCTGCAGGCGGAGGGGGTCGGGGTCCGCGAGGTCGACTTCGACGCCCGCGCCGCCGGCACCCATGCCACGACGATCGAGCAGGCCTTCGCCGGCGGCGACGTGGACATGGCAGTGGTCGCTTTCGGGGTGCTCGGTGATGCCGAAGCGGCCTGGCAGGACCCCGAGCAGGCGCTCGAGCTCGCCGAGATCAACTACACCGCACCGGTGCACCTCGGCGTGCTGCTGGCGGGCCGGATGCGTGCCCAGGGGCACGGCCGGATCGTGCTGCTGTCCAGCGTCGCCGGCGAGCGGATCCGTCGGTCGAACTTCGTCTACGGCTCCACCAAGGCCGGCGTCGACGGTTTCTATCGGGGCCTGTCCGAGGCGCTGCGCGGCTCCGGGGTGGGTGTCCTGGTGGTCCGGCCGGGCTTCGTGAAGTCGAAGATGACCGCCGGCCTGTCGTCCGCCCCGCTGGCGGTGACGCCGGATCAGGTCGCGGCGCAGGTGGTCGAAGGCGTCCGTACGCGGCAGACGGTCATCTGGGTGCCGAAGCTGTTCCAGCTGGTGATGCTGGTGCTGCGGCACATCCCGCAGGCGATCTTCCGCAAGCTGCCGTTCTGA
- a CDS encoding GtrA family protein has product MTTPGSEQAEQPDEELPAGSPTTAARTGNTEATTIPTTSTAAASAPDLTVGPVSTDPVSTDPGSRDPQPHPDVEHVGLIQQAIRYFGTGVMSAVVDFGLLLILMAVGVGYTPAKAASFIAGTITAYSLNRRFTFKAQPSLRRFLLTMLTYVVTFVLQVGIFAKLFPLLADEHLPRLVVQTISFVFGQGAATVANFSMQRWLIFRPTRVAEAAVQETGAAVTE; this is encoded by the coding sequence GTGACGACCCCTGGGAGCGAGCAGGCCGAGCAGCCTGACGAGGAGCTCCCGGCAGGGTCCCCGACGACAGCGGCCCGGACCGGCAACACGGAGGCGACGACCATTCCCACCACTTCGACCGCGGCGGCGTCCGCACCCGATCTGACCGTCGGCCCTGTGTCGACCGACCCTGTGTCGACCGACCCGGGATCGAGGGACCCCCAGCCGCATCCCGATGTCGAGCACGTGGGGCTGATCCAGCAGGCGATCCGTTACTTCGGCACCGGGGTGATGTCGGCGGTCGTCGACTTCGGCCTGCTGCTCATCCTGATGGCCGTCGGCGTGGGCTACACCCCGGCCAAGGCGGCCTCGTTCATCGCCGGCACCATCACCGCGTACTCGTTGAACCGCCGGTTCACCTTCAAGGCCCAGCCGTCGCTGCGGCGCTTCCTGCTGACGATGCTGACGTACGTCGTGACGTTCGTCCTGCAGGTCGGCATCTTCGCCAAGCTGTTCCCGCTGCTCGCCGACGAGCACCTGCCGCGGCTGGTGGTGCAGACGATCTCGTTCGTCTTCGGCCAGGGCGCCGCGACGGTGGCCAACTTCTCCATGCAGCGCTGGCTGATCTTCCGCCCGACCCGGGTCGCCGAGGCTGCGGTGCAGGAGACCGGGGCGGCCGTCACGGAGTGA
- a CDS encoding 5-(carboxyamino)imidazole ribonucleotide synthase produces the protein MSGARPFVVGIIGGGQLARMMYGPATRLGLHVRLLAEAPGVSAEQVAHDVVVGDYTDRATVLAFAEGCDAVTFDHEHVPTTLLEELEARGVAVRPGPGALVHAQDKVVMRERLAALGAPCPTYAVVDSAADLVAFGDRIGWPVIAKTSRGGYDGKGVWKIDGPDQASVPFDAVASGEVGGGTTAGSGTSGQVRILAEEFVDFTRELSALVVRSPSGQGVTYPISETVQDHGICAETITPAPGLDEARVLATQQLALRIAGDLGVVGVLAVELMEARDGRILVNELAMRPHNTGHWSIDGAHTSQFENHLRAVADLPLGDPAARAPWTVMENVLGGSREDLAGGLLHVMSRDPQLKVEFYGKTVTPRRKVGHVTTYGSDLADVRERARHAARYLMGEIA, from the coding sequence GTGAGTGGAGCGCGACCTTTCGTGGTGGGGATCATCGGCGGCGGCCAATTGGCCCGGATGATGTACGGCCCGGCGACGCGGCTGGGCCTGCACGTACGGCTGCTGGCGGAGGCCCCGGGGGTGAGCGCCGAGCAGGTCGCCCATGACGTGGTGGTCGGCGACTACACCGATCGGGCGACCGTGCTGGCCTTCGCCGAGGGCTGTGACGCGGTGACCTTCGACCACGAGCACGTGCCGACCACCCTGCTCGAGGAGCTGGAGGCGCGCGGCGTGGCCGTACGCCCCGGGCCCGGCGCGCTGGTGCACGCCCAGGACAAGGTGGTGATGCGGGAACGGCTCGCGGCGCTGGGTGCACCGTGTCCGACGTACGCCGTGGTCGACTCCGCCGCCGACCTGGTCGCCTTCGGGGACCGGATCGGCTGGCCGGTGATCGCCAAGACCTCCCGGGGCGGCTACGACGGCAAGGGCGTGTGGAAGATCGACGGGCCCGACCAGGCGTCGGTGCCGTTCGACGCGGTGGCCTCCGGTGAGGTGGGTGGCGGCACCACCGCCGGGTCGGGCACCAGCGGTCAGGTGCGGATCCTCGCCGAGGAGTTCGTCGACTTCACCCGCGAGCTGTCCGCCCTCGTCGTCCGGTCCCCCTCCGGCCAGGGGGTGACGTACCCGATCTCGGAGACCGTCCAGGACCACGGGATCTGCGCGGAGACCATCACCCCTGCGCCGGGCCTCGACGAGGCCCGGGTGCTGGCCACCCAGCAGCTGGCGCTGCGGATCGCCGGCGACCTCGGCGTGGTCGGCGTGCTGGCGGTGGAGTTGATGGAGGCCCGCGACGGCCGCATCCTGGTCAACGAGCTGGCGATGCGCCCGCACAACACCGGGCACTGGTCGATCGACGGGGCGCACACCTCGCAGTTCGAGAATCACCTGCGGGCGGTGGCCGACCTGCCGCTGGGCGATCCGGCGGCCCGTGCACCGTGGACGGTGATGGAGAACGTGCTCGGTGGCTCCCGCGAGGACCTGGCCGGCGGGCTGCTGCACGTGATGTCGCGGGACCCGCAGCTGAAGGTGGAGTTCTACGGCAAGACGGTCACGCCGCGCCGCAAGGTCGGGCACGTGACCACGTACGGTTCCGATCTGGCGGACGTCCGGGAACGCGCCCGGCACGCCGCCCGTTATCTGATGGGAGAGATCGCATGA
- a CDS encoding biotin--[acetyl-CoA-carboxylase] ligase yields MEVVASTGSTNADLAARMRDGDGVGLVLVADHQSAGRGRFARRWEAPPGAAVAVSLGVTPRRPLPEWMWLSLLTGVAVARGIHRASGVAATLKWPNDVLIEGRKICGILSERVDGPSGPGCVVGFGINVSLSAEELPVPTATSLLLCGAEVDRADLVAEVLAEWSRMYRMWDDGRLALLQQTYEEQCSTIGRDVRVLLGAPGGTERTVLGRAVGIDPSGAVLVRTDHGVEAYAAGDVTHLR; encoded by the coding sequence GTGGAGGTCGTTGCCTCGACCGGCTCCACGAACGCCGATCTGGCCGCCCGGATGCGGGACGGTGACGGGGTCGGGCTGGTGCTCGTCGCCGACCACCAGAGCGCCGGCCGGGGCCGCTTCGCCCGTCGCTGGGAGGCGCCGCCCGGGGCGGCGGTGGCGGTCTCGCTGGGGGTCACCCCGCGCCGTCCGCTGCCGGAGTGGATGTGGCTGTCGCTGCTGACCGGGGTGGCCGTCGCCCGTGGGATCCACCGTGCCAGTGGGGTGGCCGCCACCCTGAAATGGCCCAATGACGTGCTGATCGAGGGCCGCAAGATCTGCGGCATCCTGTCCGAACGCGTCGACGGCCCGTCCGGTCCGGGGTGTGTGGTCGGCTTCGGGATCAACGTCTCGCTGTCCGCCGAGGAGCTGCCGGTGCCGACCGCCACCTCACTGCTGTTGTGCGGCGCGGAGGTGGATCGGGCGGACCTGGTGGCCGAGGTGCTGGCGGAGTGGTCCCGGATGTACCGGATGTGGGACGACGGTCGGCTGGCCCTGCTGCAGCAGACGTACGAGGAGCAGTGTTCGACCATCGGTCGCGATGTCCGGGTGCTGCTGGGGGCACCCGGAGGCACCGAACGTACGGTCCTCGGGCGTGCCGTGGGCATCGATCCGTCCGGTGCCGTGCTGGTGCGCACCGACCACGGAGTCGAGGCGTACGCCGCCGGAGATGTCACCCATCTGAGGTGA
- a CDS encoding LCP family protein produces the protein MTGVIAALLVYLLAFPAWAWFGSARVDATPTGQRPGFQPGITLLMTGSDSRVGLTTAEKSSYGGGGEGTGRTDTIMLLHVPLVGAPALVSIPRDSYVTIPGHGKNKINAAYAFGGPKLLAQTIEQNTGVRIDGYVGLGFDGFVSIIDALGGIPMCLDAPMKDKDAHVDLPAGCQTLGGAEALGYVRMRKADPRGDIGRIERQREMVGATVSKAVSPMTVINPVRWISLNNAVRGALSRGTDTGPLDALALLYGAAVVGAGGGHTFSVPAADTNYHTPAGDAVRWDDAKATVVFQALRTGNTTDLGQFDKKN, from the coding sequence GTGACCGGGGTGATCGCGGCGCTGCTCGTCTATCTGCTCGCCTTCCCTGCCTGGGCCTGGTTCGGCTCGGCGCGGGTGGATGCGACCCCGACGGGTCAGCGGCCGGGGTTCCAGCCGGGCATCACGCTGCTGATGACCGGATCCGACTCCCGGGTGGGGCTCACCACGGCCGAGAAGTCCTCGTACGGCGGTGGCGGTGAGGGCACCGGGCGCACCGACACCATCATGCTGCTGCACGTCCCGCTGGTCGGCGCCCCGGCCCTGGTCTCCATCCCCCGCGACTCGTACGTCACGATCCCCGGGCACGGCAAGAACAAGATCAACGCCGCCTACGCCTTCGGCGGGCCGAAGCTGCTGGCCCAGACCATCGAGCAGAACACCGGCGTACGGATCGACGGGTACGTCGGGCTGGGGTTCGACGGGTTCGTCAGCATCATCGACGCCCTCGGCGGGATCCCGATGTGCCTGGATGCCCCGATGAAGGACAAGGACGCCCATGTCGACCTGCCGGCCGGCTGCCAGACGCTCGGCGGCGCCGAGGCACTCGGCTACGTACGGATGCGCAAGGCTGACCCGCGCGGCGACATCGGCCGGATCGAGCGCCAGCGCGAGATGGTGGGCGCGACGGTCAGCAAGGCCGTCTCACCGATGACAGTGATCAACCCGGTCCGCTGGATCAGCCTCAACAACGCCGTCCGCGGCGCGCTCAGCCGCGGCACCGACACCGGCCCGCTCGACGCCCTGGCCCTGCTCTACGGTGCGGCGGTCGTCGGCGCGGGCGGCGGCCACACGTTCAGCGTGCCGGCGGCCGACACGAACTACCACACCCCCGCCGGCGACGCCGTGCGGTGGGACGACGCCAAGGCCACGGTGGTGTTCCAGGCGCTGCGGACCGGCAACACCACCGATCTGGGGCAGTTCGACAAGAAGAACTGA
- the purE gene encoding 5-(carboxyamino)imidazole ribonucleotide mutase gives MTETAMTGAGTTETGQPTARPRVGIVMGSDSDWPVMEPAAIALQEFGIAYEADVVSAHRMPEAMVAYGRHAHERGLEAIIAGAGGAAHLPGMLAALTPLPVIGVPVPLKYLDGMDSLLSIVQMPAGVPVATVAIGNARNAGLLAVRILAAGDPELTGKMLAFQDELRATAEAKGERVRNH, from the coding sequence ATGACCGAGACCGCCATGACTGGGGCCGGCACGACCGAGACGGGTCAGCCCACCGCCCGGCCCCGGGTGGGCATCGTGATGGGGTCCGACTCCGACTGGCCGGTGATGGAGCCCGCGGCGATCGCGCTGCAGGAGTTCGGCATCGCGTACGAGGCCGACGTCGTCTCCGCGCACCGGATGCCGGAGGCGATGGTGGCGTACGGTCGGCACGCCCACGAGCGTGGGCTGGAGGCGATCATCGCCGGGGCCGGTGGCGCCGCACATCTGCCCGGGATGCTGGCCGCGCTGACGCCGCTGCCGGTGATCGGCGTGCCGGTGCCGCTGAAGTACCTCGACGGGATGGACTCGCTGCTGTCCATCGTGCAGATGCCGGCCGGGGTGCCGGTGGCCACTGTCGCGATCGGCAATGCCCGCAACGCCGGCCTGCTCGCCGTACGGATCCTGGCCGCCGGCGATCCGGAGCTGACCGGGAAGATGCTCGCCTTCCAGGACGAGCTGCGGGCGACCGCCGAGGCGAAGGGCGAGCGGGTCCGCAACCACTGA
- a CDS encoding acyl-CoA carboxylase subunit epsilon, with translation MSADLEEKKVPTVFRVECGNPSEEELAAITVVFAALAGPDATPGTGTQPRQSRYNSYWRAIRRTFATGRETWNSGIRQF, from the coding sequence GTGAGCGCCGACCTCGAGGAGAAGAAGGTCCCGACGGTGTTCCGCGTCGAGTGCGGGAACCCTTCGGAGGAGGAACTGGCCGCGATCACCGTGGTGTTCGCGGCCCTGGCCGGGCCCGACGCCACGCCGGGCACCGGCACCCAGCCCCGTCAGTCCCGGTACAACTCGTACTGGCGGGCCATCCGCCGGACCTTCGCGACCGGCCGGGAGACCTGGAACTCCGGCATCCGCCAGTTCTAG
- a CDS encoding nucleoside triphosphate pyrophosphatase, with amino-acid sequence MLGSASPARLSTLRAAGLDPEVIVSGVAEDGIAADSPAALAATLAELKAGAVAARLLADPHPAAGVTIVIGCDSVLELDGVAYGRPASAEAARAGWRRMRGATGVLHTGHRVIVLPDGAPGSGTGIPEVRAVTGTGSTVVRFARPTDEEIDAYVATGEPLRVAGGFTLDGLGGAFVDRVEGDPHNVVGISLPLLRTLLAGLGIKWIDLWQ; translated from the coding sequence GTGCTGGGGTCGGCCTCCCCGGCTCGGCTGTCCACCCTGCGGGCCGCCGGACTGGATCCCGAGGTGATCGTCTCCGGGGTCGCCGAGGACGGCATCGCGGCGGACTCCCCCGCCGCGCTCGCGGCGACCCTCGCCGAGCTGAAGGCCGGGGCGGTGGCCGCCCGGCTGCTGGCCGATCCGCACCCGGCCGCCGGCGTCACGATCGTGATCGGCTGCGACTCGGTCCTCGAGCTGGACGGCGTCGCGTACGGCCGACCGGCCTCGGCCGAGGCGGCCCGCGCCGGCTGGCGGCGGATGCGCGGCGCCACCGGTGTGCTGCACACCGGCCACCGGGTGATCGTGCTGCCCGACGGCGCTCCGGGGTCCGGCACCGGCATCCCCGAGGTCCGTGCCGTCACCGGGACCGGCAGCACCGTGGTCCGCTTCGCGCGGCCGACCGACGAGGAGATCGACGCGTACGTGGCGACCGGGGAACCACTGCGGGTGGCCGGCGGTTTCACCCTCGACGGGCTCGGCGGCGCCTTCGTCGATCGGGTGGAGGGTGACCCGCACAACGTCGTCGGCATCAGCCTGCCGCTGCTCCGCACCCTGCTGGCCGGGCTCGGGATCAAGTGGATCGACCTGTGGCAGTAG
- the trpS gene encoding tryptophan--tRNA ligase — translation MTENQPQTTVPAADETAAEGTQPGLIAREQDVLTHPERYRILTGDRPTGSLHLGHYLGTLQRRVQLQDAGVPTVLVIADFQVITDREDPGDIQRNVFEILKDYLACGIDPEKTITFTHSAVPALNELLLPFLSVVSLPEMERNPTVKSELAASGQKTLNGLLLTYPVHQAADILFCKGNLVPVGRDQLPHVEQTRVVARRINERYAGGRTILPEPQALLSPAPLVLGIDGDKMSKSRNNFISLSHTADETAKLFRKAKTDADRHIAYDPDTRPEVSSLVMIGALLSDQEPEDFAAAIGDRGGKALKDAVTEAVNEHLAPIRARRLELAEDTAYLQRVLRTANEKANAMAEATLAEVKDALGMIYY, via the coding sequence ATGACCGAGAACCAGCCGCAGACCACCGTCCCCGCCGCCGACGAGACGGCCGCTGAAGGCACCCAGCCGGGCCTCATCGCGCGCGAGCAGGACGTGCTGACCCACCCGGAGCGCTACCGGATCCTCACCGGTGACCGCCCGACGGGCTCCCTGCACCTCGGTCACTACCTCGGCACCCTGCAGCGCCGCGTGCAGCTGCAGGACGCAGGCGTCCCGACCGTCCTGGTCATCGCGGACTTCCAGGTCATCACCGACCGCGAGGACCCGGGCGACATCCAGCGCAACGTGTTCGAGATCCTCAAGGACTACCTGGCCTGCGGGATCGATCCCGAGAAGACGATCACCTTCACCCACTCGGCGGTGCCGGCGCTCAACGAGCTGCTGCTGCCGTTCCTCTCCGTGGTGAGCCTGCCGGAGATGGAGCGCAACCCCACCGTGAAGTCGGAGCTCGCCGCCTCCGGCCAGAAGACCCTCAACGGCCTGCTGCTCACCTATCCGGTGCACCAGGCCGCCGACATCCTCTTCTGCAAGGGCAACCTGGTGCCGGTCGGCCGCGACCAACTGCCGCACGTCGAGCAGACCCGGGTGGTCGCCCGCCGGATCAACGAGCGCTACGCCGGCGGTCGGACGATCCTGCCGGAGCCGCAGGCGCTGCTGTCGCCCGCCCCGCTGGTGCTCGGCATCGACGGCGACAAGATGTCGAAGTCGCGCAACAACTTCATCTCGCTGTCGCACACCGCCGACGAGACCGCCAAGCTGTTCCGCAAGGCGAAGACCGACGCCGACCGGCACATCGCGTACGACCCCGACACCCGCCCGGAGGTCTCCTCCCTGGTGATGATCGGCGCTCTCCTCAGCGATCAGGAGCCCGAGGACTTCGCCGCAGCGATCGGCGACCGTGGTGGCAAGGCCCTCAAGGACGCCGTCACCGAGGCGGTGAACGAGCATCTCGCCCCGATCCGGGCCCGCCGGCTGGAACTGGCGGAGGACACGGCCTACCTGCAGCGGGTGCTGCGGACCGCCAACGAGAAGGCGAACGCGATGGCGGAGGCCACCCTGGCCGAGGTCAAGGACGCCCTGGGGATGATCTACTACTGA
- a CDS encoding acyl-CoA carboxylase subunit beta, which translates to MDVDIHTTAGKLEDLKRRVEEAVNAGSAAAVEKQHAKGKQTARERIEALLDEGSFTELDQFARHRSHAFGLETKRPYGDGVVTGIGSIHGRPVCVFSQDVTIFGGALGEVYGEKIVKIIDFALKTGCPLIGINEGGGARIQEGVVSLGLYGEIFRRNTQASGVIPQISLIMGAAAGGHVYSPALTDFTVMVDQTSQMFITGPAVIKTVTGEDVSLEDLGGARTHNTKSGNAHYLAADEADALEYVRELVSYLPQNNLEDPPYYDEVAELGITDADLALDTLIPDSPNQPYDIRRVIEAVLDDEEFLEVQELFAQNIVVGFGRVEGRTVGVVANQPMQFAGCLDIDAAEKAARFVRTCDCFNIPIVTFEDTPGFLPGTDQEWNGIIRRGAKLIFAYAEATVPLITIITRKAYGGAYDVMGSKHLGADVNLAWPTAQIAVMGAEGAVNILHRKALANDSDPETLRKTLIDEYNDTLANPYVAAERGYVDQVIQPHETRQEIVRVLRLLRTKRESLPPKKHGNIPL; encoded by the coding sequence ATGGACGTCGACATCCACACGACAGCAGGGAAACTCGAAGATCTGAAACGCCGCGTCGAGGAAGCGGTCAACGCCGGCTCCGCCGCCGCTGTGGAGAAGCAGCACGCAAAGGGCAAGCAGACGGCTCGCGAACGGATCGAGGCCCTGCTCGACGAGGGTTCGTTCACGGAGCTGGACCAGTTCGCACGGCACCGCTCCCACGCGTTCGGCCTGGAGACCAAGCGCCCCTACGGTGACGGCGTGGTCACCGGCATCGGGTCGATCCACGGTCGCCCGGTGTGCGTCTTCTCCCAGGACGTCACCATCTTCGGTGGCGCGCTCGGCGAGGTGTACGGCGAGAAGATCGTCAAGATCATCGACTTCGCCCTGAAGACCGGCTGCCCGCTGATCGGCATCAACGAGGGCGGCGGCGCCCGCATCCAGGAGGGCGTGGTCTCCCTCGGCCTCTACGGCGAGATCTTCCGCCGCAACACCCAGGCCTCCGGTGTCATCCCGCAGATCTCGCTGATCATGGGCGCCGCGGCCGGCGGTCACGTGTACTCCCCGGCCCTCACCGACTTCACCGTGATGGTCGACCAGACCTCGCAGATGTTCATCACCGGCCCGGCGGTCATCAAGACCGTCACCGGCGAGGACGTCTCGCTGGAGGACCTGGGCGGTGCGCGCACCCACAACACGAAGTCCGGCAACGCCCACTACCTCGCCGCCGACGAGGCGGACGCACTCGAGTACGTCCGCGAACTGGTCTCCTACCTGCCGCAGAACAACCTCGAGGACCCGCCGTACTACGACGAGGTCGCCGAGCTCGGCATCACCGACGCCGACCTCGCGCTCGACACGCTGATCCCGGACTCCCCCAACCAGCCGTACGACATCCGCCGGGTGATCGAGGCCGTCCTGGACGATGAGGAGTTCCTCGAGGTCCAGGAGCTGTTCGCGCAGAACATCGTCGTCGGCTTCGGCCGGGTCGAGGGCCGTACGGTCGGCGTCGTGGCGAACCAGCCGATGCAGTTCGCCGGCTGCCTCGACATCGACGCCGCCGAGAAGGCCGCCCGGTTCGTCCGGACCTGCGACTGCTTCAACATTCCGATCGTCACCTTCGAGGACACCCCGGGCTTCCTGCCGGGCACCGACCAGGAGTGGAACGGCATCATCCGCCGTGGCGCGAAGCTGATCTTCGCGTACGCCGAGGCGACCGTCCCGCTGATCACGATCATCACCCGCAAGGCGTACGGCGGCGCGTACGACGTGATGGGGTCCAAGCACCTGGGCGCCGACGTCAACCTCGCCTGGCCGACCGCCCAGATCGCCGTGATGGGTGCCGAGGGCGCGGTCAACATCCTCCACCGCAAGGCGCTGGCCAACGACTCCGACCCGGAGACGCTGCGCAAGACGCTGATCGACGAGTACAACGACACGCTGGCCAACCCGTACGTCGCCGCCGAGCGTGGCTACGTCGACCAGGTCATCCAGCCGCACGAGACCCGTCAGGAGATCGTCCGCGTGCTGCGGCTGCTGCGCACCAAGCGCGAGAGCCTGCCGCCGAAGAAGCACGGGAACATCCCGCTGTGA